The following coding sequences are from one Gossypium raimondii isolate GPD5lz chromosome 4, ASM2569854v1, whole genome shotgun sequence window:
- the LOC105779593 gene encoding retinoblastoma-related protein isoform X2: MEDMKSSVTTSGGTDGDAVEARFNALCKNGLSLDEKACSNAMKLFKETKHLLTSNVSSIGSGTLEEAERFWFSFVLYSLKRLSEKIGENTQQESDESGFSFCQILRATKLNIVDFFKELPQFVVKAGPVLRNMYGEDCATRLEGTEMQANFVHLSLLSKSYKRAFWELFLTSDANIDKQQNATSSSDYVSECHRFGWLLFLALRVHAFSRFKDLVTCANGFVSILAILIIHVPVRFRNFKINDSPHFVKKGDKGVDLLASLCNMYDASEDDLRKKMETANKLIEDILKKKPCPAAECKTETLENIDTDSLIYFEGLMEEKSLSSSLNMLEKDYDNAICNKGDLDERVFVNDEDSLLGLGSFSGGTMNVTGIKRKFDSVASPSKSISSPLSPQRPPASHANGVLGPPSAKMAATPVSAAMTTAKWLRSVICPLPSKPSAELQRFLSSCDKDVTNDVICRAHIILEAIFPRNQECSVTGSLQSVNLMDNIWMEQRILEALKLYYRVLEAMCTAEAQILHAPNLTSLLTNERFHRCMLACSAELVLATHKTATMLFPTVLERTGITAFDLSKVIESFIRHEESLPRELRRHLNSLEERLLESMVWDKGSSMYNSLIVAKPALSAEINRLGLLAEPMPPLDAIATHVNFSGSTPPVPSLQKHETSTGNAGSSILGQNGDVRSPMRPCTELRSVLVERNAFTSPVKDRLLALNNLKKAPLQSAFASPTRPNPGGGGETCAETGISIFFGKINKLAAVRINGMVERLQLSQQIRESVYSLFQKILNQRTSLFFNRHIDQIILCCFYVVAKISQLRLTFKEIICNYRKQPQCKPQVFQSVFVDRSSARRNGRTGQDNVDIIAFYNEIFVPSIKPLLGELGSAGTTTRTSRVAEANNSNDGTCPGSPKVSPFPSLPDMSPKKVSATHNVYVSPLRTSKMDALISHSSRSYYACVGESTRAYQSPSKDLTAINNHLNGYSSPLTGGRKIRGALNFDDVDVGLVSDSMVANSLYLQNGSCASSSGAPLKSEQPES, from the exons atggaaGACATGAAGTCTTCAGTTACAACTTCTGGTGGCACAGATGGCGATGCCGTTGAAGCTAGATTCAATGCTTTGTGCAAG AATGGGTTATCTCTGGATGAGAAAGCTTGTTCAAATGCTATGAAGCTattcaaagaaacaaaacacCTTTTAACGTCAAATGTTTCATCAATTGGAAGCGGAACg CTGGAAGAAGCAGAGCGATTTTGGTTTTCATTTGTCTTATATTCGCTCAAGCGGCTGAGTGAAAAGATTGGAGAAAATACGCAACAAGAGTCTGATGAAAGTGGGTTTTCGTTTTGCCAGATATTGAGAGCTACAAAGCTGAA taTCGTGGATTTTTTTAAGGAGTTGCCTCAGTTTGTGGTAAAAGCTGGTCCCGTTTTACGTAACATGTATGGTGAAGATTGTGCGACTCGACTTGAG GGTACGGAGATGCAGGCCAATTTTGTGCACTTGAGCCTTTTAAGCAA GTCATACAAGCGTGCATTTTGGGAACTCTTCTTGACAAGTGATGCAAATATTGACAAGCAGCAAAATGCTACCAGTTCGTCAGATTATGTATCAGAGTGTCATCGATTTGGATGGTTACTGTTTTTGGCACTCCGCGTGCACGCATTCAGTCGTTTTAAAGACCTAGTGACTTGTGCAAACGGTTTTGTTTCTATACTG GCTATCTTGATTATACATGTTCCTGTTCGCTTCAGAAACTTCAAGATCAATGACTCTCCACATTTTG TTAAGAAAGGTGACAAAGGTGTCGACTTGCTTGCGTCACTTTGCAACATGTATGATGCTTCAGAAGATGATTTGAGGAAAAAAATGGAGACGGCCAATAAGTTAATAGAGGACATATTGAAAAAAAAGCCATGTCCTGCAGCTGAGTGCAAAACTGAAACACTGGAAAATATTGATACCG ATAGCTTGATCTATTTTGAAGGTTTAATGGAGGAAAAATCTCTTTCATCCAGTTTAAATATGTTAGAGAAGGATTACGATAATGCAATTTGTAATAAAGGTGATTTGGATGAGAGGGTGTTTGTAAACGATGAAGATAGTTTACTTGGTTTAGGGAGCTTTTCTGGAGGGACCATGAATGTTACTGGTATCAAG AGGAAATTTGATTCAGTAGCTTCACCATCAAAGTCGATCTCAAGCCCGCTGTCTCCTCAACGCCCTCCTGCATCTCATGCAAATGGTGTCCTTGGGCCACCAAGTGCAAAGATGGCAGCTACACCGGTCAGCGCTGCAATGACAACTGCGAAATGGCTTCGTTCTGTTATTTGTCCTCTTCCTTCAAAACCTTCAGCTGAGTTGCAGCGTTTTTTATCATCTTGTGATAAAGATGTTACCAATGATGTGATCTGTAGGGCGCATATAATATTGGAGGCAATATTTCCTAGAAATCAAGAGTGTAGTGTAACTGGAAGCCTTCAGAGTGTAAACCTGATGGATAACATATGGATGGAACAACGAATACTGGAGGCACTTAAGTTGTACTATAGGGTTTTGGAAGCTATGTGTACTGCTGAGGCCCAAATATTACATGCACCTAATTTGACCTCTTTATTAACTAATGAGAGGTTTCACAGATGTATGCTTGCTTGTTCTGCTGAACTAGTGCTGGCGACACATAAGACTGCCACAATGTTGTTTCCTACAGTACTTGAGAGAACTGGTATTACAGCCTTTGATTTGAGCAAGGTGATAGAGAGTTTTATTAGACATGAGGAGTCTCTACCAAGAGAACTGAGGCGGCATCTAAATTCTCTGGAAGAGAGGCTTTTGGAGAGCATGGTGTGGGATAAAGGTTCCTCAATGTACAATTCTTTGATAGTTGCAAAACCTGCCCTATCTGCTGAAATAAATCGTCTTggcttattggctgaaccaatgCCACCTTTGGATGCAATTGCGACACATGTGAACTTTTCTGGAAGTACACCTCCAGTGCCTTCTTTGCAGAAACACGAAACATCAACGGGTAATGCTGGTAGCTCAATCTTAG GACAAAATGGGGATGTCAGGTCTCCCATGAGACCTTGCACTGAGTTGAGGAGTGTGTTGGTTGAACGGAATGCTTTTACATCACCAGTGAAGGATCGCCTATTAGCATTAAACAACCTTAAGAAGGCACCTTTGCAATCTGCATTTGCCAG TCCAACACGTCCTAACCCTGGTGGTGGAGGAGAAACATGTGCGGAAACAGGAATAAGTATATTTTTTGGCAAG ATTAATAAGTTGGCTGCTGTCCGGATTAATGGTATGGTTGAGAGGCTACAACTGTCTCAACAGATAAGGGAGAGTGTGTattctcttttccaaaaaatacTTAACCAGAGGACTTCTTTGTTCTTTAACCGTCATATTGATCAGATCATCCTTTGTTGTTTCTATGTAGTTGCGAAG ATTTCTCAGTTGCGCCTAACTTTCAAAGAAATTATTTGCAACTATAGGAAGCAACCACAATGTAAGCCACAAGTTTTCCAAAGTGTATTTGTTGACAGGTCATCTGCACGAAGAAATGGG AGAACCGGGCAGGACAATGTTGATATCATTGCATTCTACAACGAAATATTCGTTCCTTCCATAAAGCCTTTGCTGGGAGAACTTGGTTCTGCTGGAACAACCACAAGAACGAGTAGAGTTGCTGAAGCCAACAATAGTAATGATG GTACATGCCCGGGATCTCCTAAAGTTTCTCCTTTTCCAAGTCTACCTGATATGTCCCCAAAGAAAGTATCTGCAACACATAACGTATATGTGTCTCCATTGCGGACATCCAAG ATGGATGCTCTAATCTCGCATAGCTCAAGAAGCTACTATGCTTGTGTTGGAGAGAGTACTCGTGCCTATCAGAGCCCTTCGAAAGACCTAACTGCTATCAACAATCATTTGAATGGGTATTCTTCTCCTCTCACTGg TGGCAGGAAGATCAGAGGGGCACTCAACTTCGACGATGTTGATGTCGGTTTGGTTAGTGATTCTATGGTTGCAAATAGCCTTTACCTGCAAAATGGGAGCTGTGCATCCTCATCCGGTGCACCTTTAAAATCCGAGCAACCAGAATCTTAG
- the LOC105779593 gene encoding retinoblastoma-related protein isoform X4, giving the protein MEDMKSSVTTSGGTDGDAVEARFNALCKNGLSLDEKACSNATKLFKETKHLLTPNVSAIGSGTLEEAERFWFSFVLYSLKRLSEKVGENTQHESDESGFSLCQILRATKLNIVDFFKELPQFVVKAGPVLRNMYGEDWETRLEAKEMQANFVHLSLLSKSYKRAFWELFLTSDANIDKQQNATSSPDYVSECHRFGWLLFLALRVHAFSRFKDLVTCANGFVSILAILIIHVPVSFRNFKINDSPHFVKKGDKGVVDLLASLCNMYDASEDDLRKTMEMANKLIEDILKKKPCPAAKCKTETLENIDTDSLIYFEGLMEEQSLSSSLKILEKDYDDAICNKGDLDERLFVNDEDSLLGLGSLSGGAMNVTGIKRKLDSVASPSKSISSPLSPQRSSASHANGVLGPPNAKMAATPVSTAMTTAKWLRSVICPLPSKPSAELQHFLSSCDKDVTTDVICRVHIILEAIFPRNQERSVTGSLQSVNLMDNIWMEHRRLEARKLYYRVLEAMCTAEAQILHAPNLTSLLTNERFHRCMLACSAELVLATHKTATMLFPIVLDRTGITAFDLSKVIESFIRHEESLPRELRRHLNSLEERLLESMVWDKGSSMYNSLIVAKPALSAEINRLGLLAEPMPPLDAIATHINFSGGTPPVPPLQKHETSTGNAGSSILGQNGDVRSPMRPCTELRSVLVERNAFTSPVKDRLLALSNLKKAPLQSAFASPTRPNPGGGGETCAETGINIFFSKINKLAAVRINGMVERLQLSQQIRESVYSLFQKILNQRTSLFFNRHIDQIILCCFYVVAKISQLRLTFKEIICNYKKQPQCKPQVFQSVFVDRSSARRNGRTGQDNVDIIAFYNETFVPSIKPLLGELGSAGTTTRTSRVAEANNSNDGTCPGSPKVSPFPSLPDMSPKKVSATHNVYVSPLRTSKMDALISHSSRSYYACVGESTRAYQSPSKDLTAINNHLNGGRKIRGALNFDDVDVGLVSDSMVANSLYLQNGSCASSSGAPLKSEQPES; this is encoded by the exons atggaaGACATGAAGTCTTCAGTTACAACTTCTGGTGGCACAGATGGCGATGCCGTTGAAGCTAGATTCAATGCTTTGTGCAAG AATGGGTTATCTCTGGATGAGAAAGCTTGCTCAAATGCTACGAAGCTATTCAAAGAAACAAAGCACCTTTTAACGCCAAATGTTTCAGCAATTGGGAGCGGAACg CTGGAAGAAGCAGAGCGATTTTGGTTTTCATTTGTCTTATATTCGCTCAAGCGGCTGAGTGAAAAGGTTGGAGAAAATACGCAACATGAGTCTGATGAAAGTGGGTTTTCGTTATGCCAGATATTGAGAGCTACAAAGCTGAA TATCGTGGATTTTTTTAAGGAGTTGCCTCAGTTTGTGGTAAAAGCTGGTCCCGTTTTACGTAACATGTATGGTGAAGATTGGGAGACTCGACTAGAG GCTAAGGAGATGCAGGCCAATTTTGTGCACTTGAGCCTTCTAAGCAA GTCATACAAGCGTGCATTTTGGGAACTCTTCTTGACAAGTGATGCAAATATTGACAAGCAGCAAAATGCTACCAGTTCACCAGATTATGTATCAGAGTGCCATCGATTTGGATGGTTACTGTTTTTGGCACTCCGCGTGCATGCATTCAGTCGTTTTAAAGACCTAGTGACCTGTGCAAATGGTTTTGTTTCTATACTG GCTATTTTGATTATACATGTTCCTGTTAGCTTCAGAAACTTCAAGATCAATGACTCTCCTCATTTTG TTAAGAAAGGTGACAAAGGTGTTGTCGACTTGCTTGCGTCACTTTGCAACATGTATGATGCTTCAGAAGATGATTTGAGGAAAACAATGGAGATGGCCAATAAGTTAATAGAAGACATATTGAAAAAAAAGCCATGTCCAGCAGCTAAGTGCAAAACTGAAACACTGGAAAATATTGATACCG ATAGCTTGATCTATTTTGAAGGTTTAATGGAGGAACAATCTCTTTCAtccagtttgaaaattttagaaaaggaTTATGATGATGCAATTTGTAATAAAGGTGATCTGGATGAGAGGTTGTTTGTAAACGATGAAGATAGTTTACTTGGTTTAGGGAGCTTGTCTGGAGGGGCCATGAATGTTACTGGTATCAAG AGGAAACTTGATTCGGTAGCTTCACCATCAAAGTCGATCTCAAGCCCACTGTCTCCTCAACGCTCTTCTGCATCTCATGCAAATGGTGTCCTTGGGCCGCCAAATGCAAAGATGGCAGCTACACCGGTCAGCACTGCAATGACAACTGCGAAATGGCTTCGTTCTGTTATTTGTCCTCTTCCTTCAAAACCTTCAGCTGAGTTGCAGCATTTTTTATCATCTTGTGATAAAGATGTTACCACTGATGTGATATGTAGGGTGCATATAATATTGGAAGCAATATTTCCTAGAAATCAAGAGCGTAGTGTAACTGGAAGCCTTCAGAGTGTAAACCTGATGGATAATATATGGATGGAACATCGAAGACTGGAGGCACGTAAGTTGTACTATAGGGTTTTGGAAGCTATGTGTACTGCAGAGGCCCAAATATTACATGCACCTAATTTGACCTCTTTATTAACTAATGAGAGGTTTCATAGATGCATGCTTGCTTGTTCTGCTGAACTAGTGCTGGCGACACATAAGACTGCCACAATGTTGTTTCCTATAGTTCTGGACAGAACTGGTATTACAGCCTTTGATTTGAGCAAGGTGATAGAGAGTTTTATTAGACATGAGGAGTCTCTACCAAGGGAACTGAGGCGGCATCTAAATTCTCTGGAAGAGAGGCTTTTGGAGAGCATGGTGTGGGATAAAGGTTCCTCAATGTACAATTCTTTGATAGTTGCAAAACCTGCCCTATCTGCCGAAATAAATCGTCTTGGCTTATTGGCAGAACCAATGCCACCTTTGGATGCAATTGCAACACATATAAACTTTTCTGGAGGTACACCTCCGGTGCCTCCTTTGCAGAAGCATGAAACATCAACGGGGAATGCTGGTAGCTCAATCTTAG GACAAAATGGGGATGTCAGGTCTCCCATGAGACCTTGCACGGAGTTGAGGAGTGTGTTGGTTGAACGGAATGCTTTTACATCACCAGTGAAGGATCGTCTATTAGCATTAAGCAATCTTAAGAAGGCACCTTTGCAATCTGCATTTGCCAG TCCAACACGCCCTAACCCTGGTGGTGGAGGAGAAACATGTGCGGAAACaggaataaatatattttttagcaAG ATTAATAAGTTGGCTGCTGTCCGGATTAATGGCATGGTTGAGAGGCTACAACTGTCTCAACAGATAAGGGAGAGTGTGTattctcttttccaaaaaatacTTAACCAGAGGACTTCTTTGTTCTTTAACCGTCATATTGACCAGATCATCCTTTGTTGTTTCTATGTAGTCGCGAAG ATATCTCAGTTGCGCCTGACTTTCAAAGAAATTATTTGCAACTATAAGAAGCAACCACAATGTAAGCCACAAGTTTTCCAAAGTGTATTTGTTGACAGGTCATCTGCACGAAGAAATGGG AGAACTGGGCAGGACAACGTTGATATCATTGCATTCTACAACGAAACATTCGTTCCTTCCATAAAGCCTTTGCTGGGAGAACTTGGTTCTGCTGGAACAACCACAAGAACGAGTAGAGTTGCTGAAGCCAACAATAGTAATGATG GTACATGCCCTGGATCTCCTAAAGTTTCTCCTTTTCCAAGTCTCCCTGATATGTCCCCAAAGAAAGTATCTGCAACGCATAACGTATATGTGTCTCCATTGCGGACATCCAAG ATGGATGCTCTAATCTCGCATAGCTCAAGAAGCTACTATGCTTGTGTTGGAGAGAGTACTCGTGCCTATCAGAGCCCTTCGAAAGACCTAACTGCTATCAACAATCACTTGAACGG TGGCAGGAAGATCAGAGGGGCACTCAACTTCGACGATGTTGATGTCGGTTTGGTTAGTGATTCTATGGTTGCAAATAGCCTTTACCTGCAAAATGGGAGCTGTGCATCCTCATCCGGTGCACCTTTAAAATCCGAGCAACCAGAATCTTAG
- the LOC105779593 gene encoding retinoblastoma-related protein isoform X3, protein MEDMKSSVTTSGGTDGDAVEARFNALCKNGLSLDEKACSNATKLFKETKHLLTPNVSAIGSGTLEEAERFWFSFVLYSLKRLSEKVGENTQHESDESGFSLCQILRATKLNIVDFFKELPQFVVKAGPVLRNMYGEDWETRLEAKEMQANFVHLSLLSKSYKRAFWELFLTSDANIDKQQNATSSPDYVSECHRFGWLLFLALRVHAFSRFKDLVTCANGFVSILAILIIHVPVSFRNFKINDSPHFVKKGDKGVVDLLASLCNMYDASEDDLRKTMEMANKLIEDILKKKPCPAAKCKTETLENIDTDSLIYFEGLMEEQSLSSSLKILEKDYDDAICNKGDLDERLFVNDEDSLLGLGSLSGGAMNVTGIKRKLDSVASPSKSISSPLSPQRSSASHANGVLGPPNAKMAATPVSTAMTTAKWLRSVICPLPSKPSAELQHFLSSCDKDVTTDVICRVHIILEAIFPRNQERSVTGSLQSVNLMDNIWMEHRRLEARKLYYRVLEAMCTAEAQILHAPNLTSLLTNERFHRCMLACSAELVLATHKTATMLFPIVLDRTGITAFDLSKVIESFIRHEESLPRELRRHLNSLEERLLESMVWDKGSSMYNSLIVAKPALSAEINRLGLLAEPMPPLDAIATHINFSGGTPPVPPLQKHETSTGNAGSSILGQNGDVRSPMRPCTELRSVLVERNAFTSPVKDRLLALSNLKKAPLQSAFASPTRPNPGGGGETCAETGINIFFSKINKLAAVRINGMVERLQLSQQIRESVYSLFQKILNQRTSLFFNRHIDQIILCCFYVVAKISQLRLTFKEIICNYKKQPQCKPQVFQSVFVDRSSARRNGRTGQDNVDIIAFYNETFVPSIKPLLGELGSAGTTTRTSRVAEANNSNDGTCPGSPKVSPFPSLPDMSPKKVSATHNVYVSPLRTSKMDALISHSSRSYYACVGESTRAYQSPSKDLTAINNHLNGGRKIRGALNFDDVDVGLVSDSMVANSLYLQNGSCASSSGAPLKSEQPES, encoded by the exons atggaaGACATGAAGTCTTCAGTTACAACTTCTGGTGGCACAGATGGCGATGCCGTTGAAGCTAGATTCAATGCTTTGTGCAAG AATGGGTTATCTCTGGATGAGAAAGCTTGCTCAAATGCTACGAAGCTATTCAAAGAAACAAAGCACCTTTTAACGCCAAATGTTTCAGCAATTGGGAGCGGAACg CTGGAAGAAGCAGAGCGATTTTGGTTTTCATTTGTCTTATATTCGCTCAAGCGGCTGAGTGAAAAGGTTGGAGAAAATACGCAACATGAGTCTGATGAAAGTGGGTTTTCGTTATGCCAGATATTGAGAGCTACAAAGCTGAA TATCGTGGATTTTTTTAAGGAGTTGCCTCAGTTTGTGGTAAAAGCTGGTCCCGTTTTACGTAACATGTATGGTGAAGATTGGGAGACTCGACTAGAG GCTAAGGAGATGCAGGCCAATTTTGTGCACTTGAGCCTTCTAAGCAA GTCATACAAGCGTGCATTTTGGGAACTCTTCTTGACAAGTGATGCAAATATTGACAAGCAGCAAAATGCTACCAGTTCACCAGATTATGTATCAGAGTGCCATCGATTTGGATGGTTACTGTTTTTGGCACTCCGCGTGCATGCATTCAGTCGTTTTAAAGACCTAGTGACCTGTGCAAATGGTTTTGTTTCTATACTG GCTATTTTGATTATACATGTTCCTGTTAGCTTCAGAAACTTCAAGATCAATGACTCTCCTCATTTTG TTAAGAAAGGTGACAAAGGTGTTGTCGACTTGCTTGCGTCACTTTGCAACATGTATGATGCTTCAGAAGATGATTTGAGGAAAACAATGGAGATGGCCAATAAGTTAATAGAAGACATATTGAAAAAAAAGCCATGTCCAGCAGCTAAGTGCAAAACTGAAACACTGGAAAATATTGATACCG ATAGCTTGATCTATTTTGAAGGTTTAATGGAGGAACAATCTCTTTCAtccagtttgaaaattttagaaaaggaTTATGATGATGCAATTTGTAATAAAGGTGATCTGGATGAGAGGTTGTTTGTAAACGATGAAGATAGTTTACTTGGTTTAGGGAGCTTGTCTGGAGGGGCCATGAATGTTACTGGTATCAAG AGGAAACTTGATTCGGTAGCTTCACCATCAAAGTCGATCTCAAGCCCACTGTCTCCTCAACGCTCTTCTGCATCTCATGCAAATGGTGTCCTTGGGCCGCCAAATGCAAAGATGGCAGCTACACCGGTCAGCACTGCAATGACAACTGCGAAATGGCTTCGTTCTGTTATTTGTCCTCTTCCTTCAAAACCTTCAGCTGAGTTGCAGCATTTTTTATCATCTTGTGATAAAGATGTTACCACTGATGTGATATGTAGGGTGCATATAATATTGGAAGCAATATTTCCTAGAAATCAAGAGCGTAGTGTAACTGGAAGCCTTCAGAGTGTAAACCTGATGGATAATATATGGATGGAACATCGAAGACTGGAGGCACGTAAGTTGTACTATAGGGTTTTGGAAGCTATGTGTACTGCAGAGGCCCAAATATTACATGCACCTAATTTGACCTCTTTATTAACTAATGAGAGGTTTCATAGATGCATGCTTGCTTGTTCTGCTGAACTAGTGCTGGCGACACATAAGACTGCCACAATGTTGTTTCCTATAGTTCTGGACAGAACTGGTATTACAGCCTTTGATTTGAGCAAGGTGATAGAGAGTTTTATTAGACATGAGGAGTCTCTACCAAGGGAACTGAGGCGGCATCTAAATTCTCTGGAAGAGAGGCTTTTGGAGAGCATGGTGTGGGATAAAGGTTCCTCAATGTACAATTCTTTGATAGTTGCAAAACCTGCCCTATCTGCCGAAATAAATCGTCTTGGCTTATTGGCAGAACCAATGCCACCTTTGGATGCAATTGCAACACATATAAACTTTTCTGGAGGTACACCTCCGGTGCCTCCTTTGCAGAAGCATGAAACATCAACGGGGAATGCTGGTAGCTCAATCTTAG GACAAAATGGGGATGTCAGGTCTCCCATGAGACCTTGCACGGAGTTGAGGAGTGTGTTGGTTGAACGGAATGCTTTTACATCACCAGTGAAGGATCGTCTATTAGCATTAAGCAATCTTAAGAAGGCACCTTTGCAATCTGCATTTGCCAG TCCAACACGCCCTAACCCTGGTGGTGGAGGAGAAACATGTGCGGAAACaggaataaatatattttttagcaAG ATTAATAAGTTGGCTGCTGTCCGGATTAATGGCATGGTTGAGAGGCTACAACTGTCTCAACAGATAAGGGAGAGTGTGTattctcttttccaaaaaatacTTAACCAGAGGACTTCTTTGTTCTTTAACCGTCATATTGACCAGATCATCCTTTGTTGTTTCTATGTAGTCGCGAAG ATATCTCAGTTGCGCCTGACTTTCAAAGAAATTATTTGCAACTATAAGAAGCAACCACAATGTAAGCCACAAGTTTTCCAAAGTGTATTTGTTGACAGGTCATCTGCACGAAGAAATGGG AGAACTGGGCAGGACAACGTTGATATCATTGCATTCTACAACGAAACATTCGTTCCTTCCATAAAGCCTTTGCTGGGAGAACTTGGTTCTGCTGGAACAACCACAAGAACGAGTAGAGTTGCTGAAGCCAACAATAGTAATGATG GTACATGCCCTGGATCTCCTAAAGTTTCTCCTTTTCCAAGTCTCCCTGATATGTCCCCAAAGAAAGTATCTGCAACGCATAACGTATATGTGTCTCCATTGCGGACATCCAAG ATGGATGCTCTAATCTCGCATAGCTCAAGAAGCTACTATGCTTGTGTTGGAGAGAGTACTCGTGCCTATCAGAGCCCTTCGAAAGACCTAACTGCTATCAACAATCACTTGAACGG TGGCAGGAAGATCAGAGGGGCACTCAACTTCGACGATGTTGATGTCGGCTTGGTTAGTGATTCTATGGTTGCAAATAGCCTTTACCTGCAAAATGGGAGCTGTGCATCCTCATCCGGTGCACCTTTAAAATCCGAGCAACCAGAATCTTAG